One part of the Nymphaea colorata isolate Beijing-Zhang1983 chromosome 8, ASM883128v2, whole genome shotgun sequence genome encodes these proteins:
- the LOC126410334 gene encoding uncharacterized protein LOC126410334 produces MAKVINALAETATSHLLGAVTILLEEKVKVILNAKDDLRKLERFQKATKIESELKDAFYDAQDIGLSKREKDSALNRKVRKPWNTLYSCFKEHVSFPYHLGNEIKKINQRLDEINNDREMVDLGTIKTTPKVSGEGPVSGVQPPIGREGDKNAIIEKLLFDGATLSSALDRHVGISIISMTGQGGIGKTTPEKSY; encoded by the coding sequence ATGGCAAAAGTAATCAATGCACTTGCAGAAACAGCTACTTCTCATTTGTTGGGGGCTGTAACCATTTTGTTGGAAGAGAAGGTGAAGGTCATTTTGAATGCAAAAGATGATCTCAGGAAGCTGGAACGCTTTCAGAAGGCGACAAAGATCGAGAGTGAGCTCAAGGATGCCTTTTACGATGCCCAGGACATTGGGCTtagcaaaagggagaaggattcgGCATTAAACAGAAAGGTACGAAAGCCTTGGAATACTCTATACTCATGCTTTAaagaacatgtttcttttccctACCACCTTGGtaatgaaatcaagaaaatcaaccaaaggcttgatgaaataaataatgataGGGAAATGGTGGATTTAGGTACgatcaaaacaacaccaaaagtgAGTGGTGAAGGTCCTGTTAGTGGTGTACAACCACCCATAGGCAGGGAGGGTGATAAGAATGCCATAATCGAAAAGCTCTTGTTTGATGGAGCTACGCTGAGTAGTGCGCTGGATAGACATGTAGGTATTTCTATTATCTCCATGACAGGTCAAGGCGGGATTGGCAAGACAACTCCTGAAAAAAGTTATTGA